The sequence below is a genomic window from bacterium.
TTATTAATGAATTGTCAGTGGACTCGGCAAATCTCTGAACTGGCGATTTGGCTAATCCAGGCGATTCATGGAATGGTTGCGGCTGCTTTTTTTTCTGGAAGCCTGGCCGTGATCCTCTGGGGTGTTTACCGCTGGTGCAGGCTTGAGAGGGTCTGTGACAGCGGATGCATAGGATGCTGGATTATCAGGATATAAATTGGATGTGGAGGGAGCAACGGTTTTTACCTGAACGAGTTTGCATGGCATCGCTCAGTCCCATTCCTCATCGGGGAGAATAGTGTCTGATATGGATGAAAGACATTTTTTGCGCGACAAGAACTTTGAACATCTGATCCGATCGCATCAGGATCGCCAGCCGGATAAAGCGGGAGAGGAGTATTTTGCCTTTGATCGATCTTCAGAGCCGCGGTTCGAGTCACCGGGCGAAGGCCGGAAAACCAAGCCAGAGGATGAACTCGGTTCCTACAGCAGTAAGGCTGACCGACCCAGTGATTCGGTCTATTACCAGAGTTCGGCTCTAATTGACTTTTTCCATCTTGTGTACAAACGAAAGTGGCTGATCGCGCTCTGCACGATGGTGATTGTGATTCCGGTCTTCATTTGGCTGATGACCGTAACGCCCATCTACGAAACGGAAGCCTCCATCATATATGAGGAGACAAACGACACGGCTTTTCTGCTTGATTTGGGACAATCCTTTTACAGCAAGAGCGCTATTTTAAACATGCTCGAGCAGATTAAGAGCCGTTCCCTGGCCACCGAAGTGGCAAAGAGTCTGCCCGAAGAGATCGTTCGAACGTTCAAGTTGCCCGAACAGCCGGATAAAAATTTTTCCCGAGAACGATTCATCGCCGCTTCGATTATGAATAATCTGGATGTTCAAAATGTTCGCGGGGCGGACATCATTAAAATCAGGATTCAGGCCAGCGATCCGATCGTGGCCAAGACCATCGCCGATGCTTATGTCGATCACATCATCGACTGGTTTCTGCAAAAAAATCGAAAAGAGATATCCAACATCCGTAATTTCGTCGAAAGTCAGATCTCTGTTTTTCAGGACAAGCTGGGCAAGGCGGAAGAAGAGCTGCTGAATTTCAAGGAACAGAACGATTGGATCAAACTGAGTGAGGCCTCCTCCGAGGTACTTTCCAGTTTGACGGATGTAGAGGTTGCCTACACGCAGGCAAAGACTGAGCGGGAGGTGCTGGAGCAGCGCAAACGATATATCGAGCAGAAAAAACAAGAGCTGCTTCCTTCGCTGGTGGTCTCTGACAATCAGGCGGTGCAACAGATCAAGCGTGAATTGGTGACATTGGAGAGGCAATACGCCGAGCTTCAGCAGCAGCAAGGGCCGGACAGCCAAAAATCATTGGCATCCCTGAAGGATCGAATCAATCGAACTAAGCGGGAGTTGATTGATGAGCTGATGAAAAACGGCGTAAGGGAAAATCTGGCCGACCCGCTGTCGCAAATTCGCTATCTCCTGCAGGAATCCATCAACCTAGAAGTAGAGTTGGAAAGCTACAAAGCCCGCGAGCAGGGCTTGCGCAATACCCTGAATGAGCAGAACAGCAAATTGCAAACGCTCCCCAAGCAGGAACTGGAGTTGGCGCGCCTCATTCGCACCAAGGAGGTGAACGACAAGATCTATTCCCTCCTTTTGGAAAAGCGGGAAGAAGCCCGCATCACTGAGGCCGGCAAAGTGGGCGATGTGCGGGTGGTCGATTATGCCGATCTGCCGGACCATCCAATCAAGCCGCAAAAAAGGAAAACCCTCTCCCTCGCTCTGGCGTTGGGGCTCTCCCTGGGCATGGGTCTTACCTTTTTATTGCACTCTCTTGATAATTCGCTGAAAACCGAGCAGGACATTGAAAAATTTCTCGACCTGCCTGTGCTCGCCGCCATTCCCCAGATCGCCTCCAACGGAGCGCTGCACCGGTTCGGTAAAAAGCAAGATCCCGGCAATCAGTATCTTGTAAAAACCATCTCGCACATCATGACTCAATCCCATATCTTTGAGGCCTATCGCTCCCTGCAATTGAATTTTTCATTTTTTAATCCGGATAAAAATCTTAAATCCATCCTGGTAACCAGCTCATCGCCTGGAGAGGGCAAAACCCTGACCGCATTGAATATCGCGCAGTTCTATGCCCGGGAGGGAACCAATACACTTTTAATTGATTGTGATTTACGGCGGCCGATGATTCATCACGCGATCAAGCTCGATCAATCCCCGGGATTATCCAATTTTTTGGCGGATAGGGCGGCGGCCCCGCATTCCTATATTCAGATCCTGAACT
It includes:
- a CDS encoding polysaccharide biosynthesis tyrosine autokinase — encoded protein: MDERHFLRDKNFEHLIRSHQDRQPDKAGEEYFAFDRSSEPRFESPGEGRKTKPEDELGSYSSKADRPSDSVYYQSSALIDFFHLVYKRKWLIALCTMVIVIPVFIWLMTVTPIYETEASIIYEETNDTAFLLDLGQSFYSKSAILNMLEQIKSRSLATEVAKSLPEEIVRTFKLPEQPDKNFSRERFIAASIMNNLDVQNVRGADIIKIRIQASDPIVAKTIADAYVDHIIDWFLQKNRKEISNIRNFVESQISVFQDKLGKAEEELLNFKEQNDWIKLSEASSEVLSSLTDVEVAYTQAKTEREVLEQRKRYIEQKKQELLPSLVVSDNQAVQQIKRELVTLERQYAELQQQQGPDSQKSLASLKDRINRTKRELIDELMKNGVRENLADPLSQIRYLLQESINLEVELESYKAREQGLRNTLNEQNSKLQTLPKQELELARLIRTKEVNDKIYSLLLEKREEARITEAGKVGDVRVVDYADLPDHPIKPQKRKTLSLALALGLSLGMGLTFLLHSLDNSLKTEQDIEKFLDLPVLAAIPQIASNGALHRFGKKQDPGNQYLVKTISHIMTQSHIFEAYRSLQLNFSFFNPDKNLKSILVTSSSPGEGKTLTALNIAQFYAREGTNTLLIDCDLRRPMIHHAIKLDQSPGLSNFLADRAAAPHSYIQILNSDQFSYSLSVLTSGTLPPNPSELLKSKRMADLLAQLQEAYELIIIDAPPVIAVTDPILIGKKVDGVLLVLRSGKTTYEAAMKAKKILENSRIEIIGCLLNDIDLKNRYGYYKNFYYYSGKKAVQSGSYHA